The Thermoplasmata archaeon genome segment CGGCTCGCGGTTGCGGAGGCCCTGGTCCGGGAGCGTCGCCAGGCCGCCACCGTGATCCTGCGGGAAACCCACCCGGGCTACATCATGCCCGTCGGGGTGTGGAACGTACGCGAGCATGTGCGGGATGCGCTCCGCCGGCCCGCGCGCTCGTTCGCGACCCTGGCGGAAACCCTGGCCTATCTCCAGACCCGGCTCGATATTCCCATGGCCCGCTACGTTCGGATGAGCGAGGTGCTCAAGCACACGCTCTACCAGCGGACGTTCGACGACTTTGGCACCGTGGAGCGGCTCGTGGCCTCGCCGGTGCACTCCTGACGGCTCGTTCCGTCGGCCGCAGGAGATGACGGGGCTTTACGCTCGTTCTCCGCCGCCACCAGGTGGAGGGCCTTGGGGATCCTCCCGTGATGGAGTTCGTTCCCGCCGCGTTCTCCGGAGGCGCTGCGTCAAGATGGCCACGCCTATGGCCAACACGGCGGCGAGGGACCACGGCAGAATCAAGAGTGGATCGAGCGGGGGCTGCGAGGGCGCCGTGACGGTGAACGTGGTCGAGACCATGACCTCGTGTCCAGCCCAATCGTCCACGGTGAGGTACACCCGATGTTGACCCGGGTTCAGACCGCGAAGCACGGTCGTGTTGTTGTACGCATCGGTCACGTAGGAGTTGTCGCCGGGGACATCGACGGCGACCGCATATCCGGAGATGCCACTCAGATTGCTTCGTGCTTCCCAGACCAGGCTGACGTCTGGCCCGGACACGGTCGCACCGTCCGCGGGGGCGGCAATCTTCGCGGTGGGCGGGAACGGGTCGACGAGGATCGGCACGCCGAATGTCATGGAATTCCCCGCACGATCTTCCGCCGTCAGGATGATCGTGTGGATCCCTTCCAAGGGGATTGGGATCGTGAAGACGGACCCGTTCCCAAGGATTGGGGGTGTCGAGGCATTGAAATGCGGCACCCAACTCAGTGGGTATGGAGACCCATCGACCGTGAGGGTCGCTGAGGCGAGCCCGTCGTATGCTCCGAGGACGTCCCAGACCACGACCACGGTGCGTGTGGCGAGGATGTAGACCCCCTGGTGCCAAACGGCACTCGACACGAACTGCAGGCTCATGCTCCCCAAGTGGGTGACCACGAAGAAACCCACGGACCGGGTCGCGGTCAGCCCAGCGGCGTTCGTCGCGCGGACCCGGACCAACCACAGTCCGTCGTCAAGGCCCACGAGGGAGTAGTTCGTGTTGAGTCCCACGTCGACCGGGGGCAAGCCTCCGAGCTGGACCGTGAAGCCTGCGAGCTTGCTACCGTTCCCGTCGGCCACCCACGAGACGGTCACATTCCGCACGCGGAAAGCGGCGTTGGGCACGGGGTTGGTGATGGTCAGGTTCGGCGTGCCTGCCGCAGCCGGAGCCGGCACGATGATGGCGCGGACCGGCGAGATTCCAAGAGTCCCCATGCTCTCCGTGGCGGTTCGGCGATCCGGCGCGGCCGTGGCCACTCCGAAGGCAGGGAAGTCCGTTCGCAAGACTGCCGCGTAGGGAGACGCGGGCTCATTCGCTCGGGATGGAAGCGTCCGATGCGCGGCGAGGCCGGCTGCGATAAGGGCGACCGCGAGGCACATGGCGATGAGGGTTCGAGACGGCGTCGCCAACGACAAGTCCCTCCGGATCCCGTTCGGCGGACCCGACTCCTCGCATTTCTGTGGGTCCATATCAACGTAGGTGTCGACCTGCCAGGTTCGACGCTCGCTTTCGTTCAATGGAAGAAATCGGATGGACGGTTCGCCGCCGTCGTAGGAAGGTTGAAATGACTCCGCCCCCCGTGCGCGTCCACGCCGTGCAAGCGCGCAATGAGTTCCCGGAACGGCCCGTGCCCGCGGTGAGCGCCCTCGTCTTCCGGGAAGGCACCGTGCTTCTCGTGAAGCGGCGGGATGAGCCCCGGAAGGGGCTGTGGAGCCCGCCCGGCGGCTCCCTGGAGCTGGGGGAGACCGTGGAGGCCGCGGCAGCGCGGGAGACGCTCGAGGAGACCGGAGTCGTCGTGCGTCCGGTCCGGGTGGTCGACGTGCGCGACGTGATCCTGAAGGAGCCGGACGGGCGGGTGCGCTGGCACTACGTGCTCTTCGGCGTCCTCGCGGAGTACGTCTCCGGGGAACCTTTCCCGGCGAGCGACGCGGAGAACGCGCGCTTCCTGCCGCTCCAGGAGCTGGGCGAGTACGACGTCGCGGACTCCGCGCGCGAACTTCTGGAGCGGGTGGCGGGGATGCGATCCCCGTGAAGGTGCGCGAGGTCGCGTGCTCCACGGCCCTCTCGGACACGTCCCTCCCGGGGCTCGACTACGCCCTCAACCCGTACCGCGGCTGCTCCATCGGATGCGTCTATTGCTACGCACCGTCCGTCCTGCGGGAAACGAGGCCGTGGGGCCGCTTCGTCGATGTGAAGCGGAACATCCCCGCCGTCCTCGCCCGCGAGCTCCGGCGCAAGGCGCGGGGCGTCGTGGGCATCGGGACCGTCACGGACGGCTACCAACCGTTGGAGGGGCGGTACCGCCTGACGCGGTACTGCCTCGAGCAGCTCGTCCGGTTCGACTTCCCCGTCAGCATCCAGACCAAGTCGAGCCTCGTCCTCCGAGACCTGGACCTGCTGCGCCGTCTTCACGAGGCCGAGGTCGGGGTGACGATCACGACCCTGGACGAGGCGATGCGGCGACGGTTCGAGCCGTTCGCCAGCCCGTCCGTGCGTAGGATCGAGGTCCTTCGGACGCTCAACCAAGGAGGGATTCGGACGTGGGCCTTCGTGGGTCCGATCC includes the following:
- a CDS encoding radical SAM protein codes for the protein MKVREVACSTALSDTSLPGLDYALNPYRGCSIGCVYCYAPSVLRETRPWGRFVDVKRNIPAVLARELRRKARGVVGIGTVTDGYQPLEGRYRLTRYCLEQLVRFDFPVSIQTKSSLVLRDLDLLRRLHEAEVGVTITTLDEAMRRRFEPFASPSVRRIEVLRTLNQGGIRTWAFVGPILPSTTEATLAPLLRAIAEAGTRHVLYDRLRFRPGVLERVRPAAGAAGISGPLRAAHDDPAYFDPVEVRIRVLGALAGLTVEAAFPHGW
- a CDS encoding NUDIX hydrolase; its protein translation is MQARNEFPERPVPAVSALVFREGTVLLVKRRDEPRKGLWSPPGGSLELGETVEAAAARETLEETGVVVRPVRVVDVRDVILKEPDGRVRWHYVLFGVLAEYVSGEPFPASDAENARFLPLQELGEYDVADSARELLERVAGMRSP